From the Anopheles coustani chromosome X, idAnoCousDA_361_x.2, whole genome shotgun sequence genome, one window contains:
- the LOC131269383 gene encoding uncharacterized protein LOC131269383: MVERWHRTLKAAIVSKDTTRWSEHLPLILLGLRTTFKSDIQASPAELVYGTTLRIPAEFLVEESRSATANQSDFARTLREGMSHIRPPNTSWHADNLTFIHADLSKCSHVFIRNDTVRPALTTPYHGPYPVINRKSKSFQVRLNDRPSWVSVDRLKPAYIANDLSSTPQPTNFQRDSSPLPMLQQKTTPNAAATPATEQKASTVVTRSQRKVIIPARYR, translated from the coding sequence ATGGTTGAGCGTTGGCACCGCACCCTCAAGGCAGCAATTGTTTCCAAGGACACAACCAGGTGGAGCGAACATTTACCACTTATCCTGCTAGGCCTACGGACTACCTTCAAGAGCGACATCCAAGCATCACCCGCCGAATTGGTGTACGGAACTACGCTGAGGATTCCCGCCGAGTTCCTTGTTGAAGAGTCCCGGTCAGCTACAGCTAATCAATCGGACTTTGCCAGGACGCTCCGGGAAGGGATGAGCCACATTCGCCCGCCAAATACCTCGTGGCACGCTGACAACCTTACCTTCATCCATGCCGACTTAAGCAAGTGTAGCCACGTATTTATACGTAACGACACCGTCCGCCCTGCACTAACCACACCATACCATGGTCCGTACCCGGTAATTAATCGTAAATCGAAGTCTTTTCAGGTTCGACTCAACGATCGACCTTCATGGGTCTCCGTGGATCGCCTGAAACCGGCGTACATCGCCAACGATTTGAGTAGCACTCCGCAACCTACCAACTTCCAACGGGACTCTTCGCCCTTACCGATGCTACAACAGAAGACCACACCCAATGCGGCAGCGACTCCAGCCACAGAGCAGAAAGCATCGACCGTTGTTACCAGATCGCAACGGAAGGTCATCATCCCTGCGCGATACCGGTAA